GTGGCCCACCATGTCCGGGATGATCGTCGAGCGACGCGACCACGTCTTGATGACGTTCTTGTTGCCGGCTTCGTTGAGCGCGTCGACCTTCTTGAGAAGGTGGTCGTCGACGAAGGGGCCTTTTTTGAGACTGCGAGGCATAGGTCTTCTCTTCTCCCCTTATCGGCGCGAACCGCGGGTACGGCGGCGGCGCACGATGAGCTTCTGGGACGGCTTGGTCTTGTCGCGGGTACGGCCTTCGGGCTTGCCCCACGGGGACACCGGGTGACGACCACCCGAGGTCTTGCCTTCACCACCACCGTGGGGGTGATCGACGGGGTTCATCGCAACACCGCGGGTCTGGGGACGGATGCCCTTCCAGCGGTTACGACCGGCCTTGCCGATCTTGATGAGTTCGTGTTCGGAGTTGCCGACCTCGCCGACGGTTGCCCGGCAGTCGATCGGAACACGGCGCATTTCGGTCGAGGGCAGGCGCAGGGTGGCGAAGTCGCCTTCTTTGGCGACGAGCTGCACGCTCGCACCGGCGGAGCGGGCCATCTTGCCGCCTCCGCCCGGGTAGAACTCGACGTTGTGAATGACGGTACCGACCGGGATGTAGCGCAGCGGAAGGGCGTTGCCGGGTCGGATGTCGGCACCCTGACCGGAGGACACCACGTCGCCGACCTTGAGGTCCTTGGCGGCGAGGATGTAGCGCTTTTCGCCGTCTGCATAGTGCAGCAGCGCGATGCGGCAGGTGCGGTTCGGGTCGTACTCGATCGTCGCGACCTTGGCCGGCACGCCGTCCTTGGTCCGCTTGAAGTCGATAATGCGGTACTGACGCTTGTGGCCGCCACCGCGGTGGCGGGAGGTCTTGCGTCCGTAGTTGTTACGTCCACCGGTGCGGTGCTTCGGTGCCAGCAACGACTTTTCGGGAGTCGTCGAGGTGATCTCGGAAAAGTCCGAGACGGTCTGGAAGCGGCGACCGGGGCTGGTGGGCTTGCGCTTTCGAAGTGCCATGTTCGTCCCTCTTAGCCGGCCTGGAAGATTTCGATTTCGGCGCTGTCCGTCGTGAGGGTCACGATGGCGTGCTTCCGATCGGGCAACGAGGTCGTCTTGTTGGTGCGACGACCGCGCTTGGACTTGCCCTTGCGGACAAGGGTGTTCACCTTGGCGACCTTGCGGCCCGGCCAGATCGCTTCGACCGCCTGGCGGATCTCGATCTTGGTCGCGGACGGGTCGACGACGAAGGTGTACACGTTGTGGTCGATCAGCCCGTAGGACTTCTCGCTCACGACCGGGCGGATGATGATGGTATGGGGATCCTTCACGCCTCGTCCTCCGAAGTGGCGGGAGCACTCGACGGAAGCGCTTCCTGGGTGAACACGACGTAGTCGCTGACGAGCACGTCGTAGGTGTTGAGCTCACCGATGGTGATGACGTGCACCTTGTCGATGTTGCGGAAGCTCTTCCACGCGTTGACATCGGTCGGGGTCAACACGATCAGGGCGCGGCCCTCGACTCCGAGCGCTGCGAGCGCCGCGACGGCGGACTTGGTGCTCGGGGTGTCGAAGTTCCAGCTATCGACGACGATGACCTTGTCGTCGGCGGCGCGATCGGACAGGGCCGAACGCAGCGCGAGCTTCTTCATCTTCTTGGGGGTGCGCTGGTCGTACTTGCGGGGCTTGGGGCCGAGGGCGACACCGCCACCGCGCCACTGCGGGGCGCGGATGGAGCCCTGGCGTGCACGGCCGGTGCCCTTCTGCTTGAACGGCTTCGCTCCACCGCCGCGGACCTCGGAGCGGGTCTTGGTGGACTGGGTGCCGGCGCG
The sequence above is drawn from the Microthrixaceae bacterium genome and encodes:
- the rplB gene encoding 50S ribosomal protein L2; the protein is MALRKRKPTSPGRRFQTVSDFSEITSTTPEKSLLAPKHRTGGRNNYGRKTSRHRGGGHKRQYRIIDFKRTKDGVPAKVATIEYDPNRTCRIALLHYADGEKRYILAAKDLKVGDVVSSGQGADIRPGNALPLRYIPVGTVIHNVEFYPGGGGKMARSAGASVQLVAKEGDFATLRLPSTEMRRVPIDCRATVGEVGNSEHELIKIGKAGRNRWKGIRPQTRGVAMNPVDHPHGGGEGKTSGGRHPVSPWGKPEGRTRDKTKPSQKLIVRRRRTRGSRR
- the rpsS gene encoding 30S ribosomal protein S19, with the translated sequence MPRSLKKGPFVDDHLLKKVDALNEAGNKNVIKTWSRRSTIIPDMVGHTIAVHDGRKHVPVYITESMVGHKLGEFAPTRTFKFHAGQEKSGRR
- the rplW gene encoding 50S ribosomal protein L23; protein product: MKDPHTIIIRPVVSEKSYGLIDHNVYTFVVDPSATKIEIRQAVEAIWPGRKVAKVNTLVRKGKSKRGRRTNKTTSLPDRKHAIVTLTTDSAEIEIFQAG
- the rplD gene encoding 50S ribosomal protein L4, producing the protein MANITLKNPAGSSAGTVELDDAVFGLEPNVPVMHQVVVAQLAAARAGTQSTKTRSEVRGGGAKPFKQKGTGRARQGSIRAPQWRGGGVALGPKPRKYDQRTPKKMKKLALRSALSDRAADDKVIVVDSWNFDTPSTKSAVAALAALGVEGRALIVLTPTDVNAWKSFRNIDKVHVITIGELNTYDVLVSDYVVFTQEALPSSAPATSEDEA